In one Macaca fascicularis isolate 582-1 chromosome 6, T2T-MFA8v1.1 genomic region, the following are encoded:
- the LOC123574150 gene encoding uncharacterized protein: protein MKQSIKTCNPGIYLGESASESKGRPRPLWRETIIRAGRGGGYGSSSVSSVRGTCRAGGRPAEKTNRCFFFLLLLLLPHRNTHKHPTRGPSYRGGIAAGPGTNPPVGGGVPPCGLVVSEQNADRKCSCRNDSLRRRQTLTTTPSSPLHFRHRRRRRRHLGSRLRPRRAALRLASRHPGPAGASSRAAAALLYALPLRAAVDVASIVDASERRFPCDTGGPALLCLYFPGGRRERGRSSVVVVSVGSTEARTGLQVADGGRWRPRWLSQVVVSFREPISGRPHRGRPRFDGDDARFKWCPCSWVDGWIVHLSF, encoded by the exons GAATTTACCTGGGCGAATCGGCGTCTGAATCCAAGGGGAGGCCGAGGCCGCTGTGGCGAGAGACTATAATCCGGGCCGGGAGGGGGGGTGGCTACGGCTCCTCTTCCGTCTCCTCAGTGCGGGGAACATGTAGAGCCGGGGGGAGACCAGCCGAGAAGACAAATCGttgcttcttcttcctcctcctcctccttctcccacatAGAAACACTCACAAACACCCGACCAGGGGCCCGAGCTACCGGGGGGGCATCGCCGCGGGCCCGGGAACCAATCCTCCTGTCGGCGGGGGCGTCCCTCCCTGCGGCTTGGTGGTGTCGG AACAAAATGCCGACCGGAAGTGCAGCTGCAGGAATGACTCCCTCCGCCGGCGCCAAACACTAACAACCACCCCCTCTTCCCCACTCCACttccgccaccgccgccgccgccgccgccacttGGGCTCGCGTCTTCGGCCGCGCCGCGCCGCGCTGCGCCTCGCCTCGCGGCACCCGGGCCCAGCCGGGGCCAGCAGCCGGGCGGCGGCAGCTCTCCTCTACGCCCTTCCCCTCAGGGCGGCTGTGGATGTTGCCAGTATTGTCGATGCTTCAGAGCGACGTTTTCCCTGCGACACAGGCGGGCCGGCTCTCCTCTGTCTTTATTTTCCTGGAGGCCGACGGGAGCGGGGCCGGAGTTCGGTGGTGGTCGTGAGCGTGGGGAGCACTGAAGCCCGGACGGGCTTGCAGGTCGCCGACGGCGGCCGCTGGAGGCCGCGCTGGCTGTCCCAGGTCGTCGTTAGCTTTAGGGAGCCGATCTCCGGGCGGCCCCACAGAGGACGCCCGCGATTCGACGGCGATGATGCCCGTTTTAAATGGTGTCCCTGcagctgggtggatggatggatcgtACACCTTTCCTTTTGA